The genomic segment gtatatagtcaaaagttttaccgaagtccgtaCCTTGAGTGATACTCACCGGcctcatcgggagtataaggtggtgtccagagaaaggaattagtaatCATTAAAGTGACGGGCACGCTAGCCTCGTGTATGAtttggaagatcgagagtcaaaccgttgaagaacgttaccatcttactTGAGAATAGCacatttaagtcaatagcttcaccggtcCATCGATACTGACAAGTACTGTTGCGCATATATCGTGGCCCGCCGATGCGTCCGTCACCGTATCTCGAGCTTAATCTCATACCGGCATGCGCGTCCAGATGGTATTGGCTACCATCAAGTCCACCACTAAGTCAGGAACCCGCGGCACTTGGATAAACCCTGCCCACAATTCTCATGTGCCTTCCTTCAGATAGATATCAATCAACTCCGATCCGTTAGGTGTTGCAATCATCATCGGATCGTGGACAGGTTGCACCTACCCATACGGGACGACAGCTCACTTAGCCGAGCCCGCGGGGCCGCACTACTCCGGAGAAACACGTTTCCGACGGGGGCCACGAAGTAGCGGAGCTGCCAGCTTTGCGCTCGGCCCCAGGAGGTGGCCCTGGCCGTGCAGGCACTGTCAAAGTATGCCACTTCCAAGCATACCCCCTGCACGGACGGTCGCAGGCATCAGCGATACTGACAGTcacacctggtattccgggtgaaggccggtgaagattattggccatagacaccttagttaacggtttgaatattgaagcagatggCCAAACTGTTATaggacattacctattggtatagactcaGACACTATACcgatagacttaccttcggagaagataacctgccgtttcgagagtataatctcgtgttcagaggaacaaatcagTGTACAGTTTAGTACCTGGCACTGGAATATCacttatgaaatagatgatcgagggtcaaaccctttgagaacgttaccaccttctttgtcggccgatcggcaaagtcaatagcttctcctatcctgttacgGGAGTCATGCCTGgcattcctgcagtaaatcccctgcacagtattgacaatggaatctttaattcacgatacgaGTATttaagtatagagtcaaactgtttgaaaatgttaagcattggtataaagtcatattccttcCCCGATTCACTACCATTCGAGAAACTGTCCCGCttgtatcgtgggtacatcttcgtgttcagagaaccaaaTTGGTGGATATTTCAGTCGACGGACGCCTCAATTTCATGTGAGAACTAAAATGCAGGTTGTCAaatagttcgagatcgttaccaccttctttcagagtcgaaggtctgagtcaatagcttcacgtatcctgtcattccgttagtcaaaccagtcattacgtcagtaaacccgctgaacagtattcgccacagagaccttaattcacggtacgaatattatggtagagagtcaaaccgtcggagaatgatCCAATATTCGTtgtaagtcgcacatctaaggcaatagcttcacccatcctgtgattacgagagtcaaaccaggtattccgggagaaagttcgctgaagagtattggcaatacacacgctAATTCAGGGcacgaaattaaagtagagagtcaatccttaagagagcattcccaattattataaattcattaatcttacccaacacctttcATTCTGAAAACCCGCGATCGTCTTGCCTAGTTATTATGGGATACAatgagaagacattttagcagccggatatctcattttcatgtatgaataggaggatggagtgtcaaaccgcttgagaaaattaccaccttcttttaacgtcgcgcagctaagccaatagctacacctatcatgtgattcctagagtcaagcaaggtattcctggcgtaaatcctctgaatagtattggcaatagagtccTTAATACGCGCCACGCGTATTAATGTAGGgaggcaaatcgtcggagaacattaccaattttagtaaagtgtcattcttttagccgaatacatcttccgagaacctaatctgttggacgaagtgccttgcctagggttcacggatgcaaattagaagacatttcagcagacgggcaccttattttcatgtatgaattagaaaatcgaatgtcaaacttttcgagaacgttaacaccataAGCGAGACACGAAaggctcttttttttttttttttttttttttttgatgtCGCAGGGTGAATCTTCAAAAAGATACCCCGGCCCTCCTGAGGGAGAGGGATTCCGGGGGTATGTGGGATTTGTACCTACTAAACCCCCTGCTGTGGCCCATCTACTCCATGTCGGGGGGACACCGGGAAACAGGCGTAGTTGGCTCACCTACTATCACCGGTGCCCCCCTTGGCGTGAACTTCGAAGTCTCCCTTGTTGGATGTGCAGGGTCCCGGAATACTCGGGAAATTGCTCCTCTTCGGATGGTGGTCTTCAGCGACGCCCGCGACCACAGACGGACGCCGCCACTCTCCGGCCGCGTTCCCCTGTCAGTCGGGCCCTCACCCGGCTGGCCGCGGTCACTGGCGGAGGGTCGGCAAAGAGCGGGGACAGCTCCTGCCGCCAGGACTCTTCGCCGGCCGCTATCCCGGTAGAACTTCGGATTAGCGTCCGGCAGACGGAACGGCTAGGTTACCTGCGGCGCGCTCGCCAAAACCGTCTTCCTACGCGGGAGCGGGAAACCTGGCACTCCGCTTCTCGGCCCCGCTCCGCGTCCTCCTTCTGCAGCTCCACCCGCTCGCAGAAGGAGGTCATCGCTCGCCAGACCTTGTCGCTTCCCGCCATGCTAGGCACGATGGCGTGAAGTGAGAGGTCCCAGCCCACGTGCTGGATCAGCACTCGTCGCTACTTCGCCCTGGCAGGGCACGTATCTAGGGTGTGCTCCGGGGAGTCCACATCCTCCTCACAGTGGTGGCACCCTGCTGTCTGTTCCTTGCCTACCTTATTGAGATACTCCCCGAAGCATCCATGCCCAGAGGGTACCTGGGTTAGGCGAAACGTGCGCCTGCCTCCGCTTCACATCCACTCGTCTAAGACCGGAAGGATGGCTCCGACGGGCCAGTGGCGATAACTGCCCGGTGTTCTTAGTCTTTCTCGCCATTCTTCCATCACGGCCCGCCGGATTCTCTTCTTTTCCTCTTCATACTCCCCCGGTCTTAGCGGTGGGGTTCCTCCTCTTCGGTGCTGACCAAGCTCGTAGGCCATGGCTTCCGCTCCCGCCAGTAGGTCCAGTAGCGGGAGTCTTGCCAGGACGGTTGCTGCCTGGTGGGAGAGGGTACGGTAGGCTCTCGTGACCCTTATGGCCAGCCTGCGGCAGACGCTAGCCAGTCTGGCGCAGTTCTTCTTATTTTTCTTCAGTTCTTCCGCCCAGATTGACGCACCGTAAAGTGCCATGGACTTTATAGCTCCGGCGTAAAGTCTCCGTACCCTCTCCTCCGGTCCTCCGATGTTCGGGAGGAGCCGGCACAGCGCGGTTCCCGTCCTTTCCAGGCGAGGGGCGAGCTCTGCGAAGTGGTCCTCGAAGGTCCAGCGGCCTTCCAGTACGAGGCCGAGGTATTTCATGTTCTGTCGGATCTGGACGGCCGTTCCTCCTATTCTTATGTTGTTGTCGTCtgtttcctcttcctcttcttctggtGCTCTCGACGCCGGTGCCGCCCGTTTCGTCCCGCAGTGGAACCAGATCGCCTGGGTCTTCGCCGGCGAGACGCGGAGCACCTGGCGTTCGATGGCCCTCGCGATCATCGCTACTCCCAGCTCCGCTTGTCTGATGGTTCTTTTCTTCTCCCGCCCGCAGGCGGTGACCAGGGTATCGTCGGCGTAGCACGTGACGCCAACACTCCGGTCGGGCGCGCGCAGCGAAGGACCTCGTCGTACGCCATGTCCCATAGGATCGGACCCAGTACCGAGCCCTGTGGGACGCCGCATTTGGTAACCCTCCGCACCAAGCCGTCCCTTCTGGGATATTCAATAGACCTACCGGAGTGGTAGTCTCGAATTACCGCTGCCAGGTAGGCCGGCACTTCGTGTCTGACCAGCGCCTGCCTAACAGCGATCCAGGGTAGGGAGTTGAACGCGTTGGCGATATCTAGACTGACCGCCaacacaactcccccccccccggtgAACGACCGACTCGGCGATTTTCTTTACCCTCTTCAGTGCTTCGATGGTCGAGCGTCCTCTTCTGAATCCGTACTGCCGGTCGCTCAAATTCGGGCCAGCTCCAGGGAGGTGGTCCGTCAGTCTTCTCGCGATCACCCTCTCGAAGAGCTTACCTGCCTCAGCCAGTAGGCAGCTCGGCCGGCACGCCAAGGGAGACCCAAGGGGCATGCCCATCTTCGGCAGCAGGACCGCCGTTGCCCTCTTCCAGCATTCCGGGAACTTACCCTCTCGGAGGCATTCGCTGAAGAGGGCCCTCATCCGACCTTCGAGGACTGTTAAGGCCAGGATCCAGGCTCTTCCAGGGATGCCATCTGGTCCTGGCGCTTTCCGTCCTCCTCGCATCTTCGATACCGCCTGGCCCATCTCCGTGGTGGTGACCACGAGGTCGTCGGTCCATCCGACTTCGGGCCGCGTCGCCGAGGCCTCCGACGCCGGCGTCGCGATGTTGGTCCTCCTTCCTGTCTTTTCCTCTTCCCCGGGTGACGTGGGGAATAGTGCGTCGAAGACCCTCTCTGCGAAGGTGGGCTCCATGCTCTCAGTGAGCGGCGGTGCCCACCCCCTCATCCTGCCTAGCACGACGCGGTACGGACGGCCCCAATGATCACGGTGCAGCGTTTCCAGCAACTCCTTCCACTTGTTTGATCTGGCCCTCTGTATTGCCCTGAGCAGGATCTTGCCCGCTCGTCGATATTCTCTACGCAGGACGACCAGATCCTCCAAGGAGGTGCCTCTTCTGCATCTGGCCCGGGTATACCGGCGGCGAGCCCGGTTGGCGTGTTCTCTCATGTCGGTGAGTCCGTCGTGCCACCAGTACACCGATCTCCTCGTCTTCATCCCTGCCCGTGGCATAGCGACGTCGCACGCAGCGGCTTCGGAATTCTGCAGCCACTCCGCTTTATCGTAAGCGTCACCCGCCGGGCAGGGGGGGCCAGTGCGCTGCATGCACTGCAGCTACAAACGCATCCTCGTCCATGCGCTGCAGCTGCCACCGTCGGGCTGCGTCGACGGTCCCTCCTCTTCGGGGCACTTCTCTCTTCCCACGGCGCCGGCATGCAGGGGCCGGGGCGCGGTACTTTATAAAGATGGGGTGGTGGTCGCTCAGGAGTTCGACCAGCTCTTCCACCCTCCAGTCGGTCGTCCTCTTCAGCGCGGCCGGCGAAGCGAAGGAGATATCCACCGTTGAAGTTCCCGCTGACCGCACGCACGTGTACCTATGTCCCCGGTTCAGGATCCGTAGATCCAACCCGGCTGCCCATTCTAGCAACGTCTCGCCCTTCGCGTTCGTCCTACGGCAGCCCCACGCGGTCGCGTGGGCGTTAAAGTCCCCTAGGACGAGTACGGGCCTGGACAAGTGCTGGATAACCGCTCTTCTCACACCGTCCAGGTATTCCTCGTACTCCGCTAGCTTGCAGTTGGGCGAGACGTGGCATCCCACCACCACTACATCCCCCCACCGCACACCAACGTGGCCCTCCCCGCGGTGCAGTATTTCCGCTTGTGGATTTCTGGCGGTCCCCCGCCATACTTCCACCACTGTGCCACGTAGATCACCGAATAAGGACGGATTGCCCGGCGTGCGGCAGGGTTCCGCCACCACCGCAATTGCACTTAAAATATGTGGCCTGACAAGCCGCCATCCTGTGACCTATTTCCCCGCACCGGAAACAGGTCTCGCTGTGGTCCATGGCTTGATTCGCGCACTTCGCCCCGACATGACCATAGTCCAAGCATCTGAAGCACTGGAGCCTCCTGGTTTCCAGTGCTTGGACTTTCGCTGAGGCCCAGCCGACGCGGAGCCATCCTGCTTCAACTAACTTCTTTGCTACTTTGAGCGGGCACTTCAGCCACGCCCTGCCAAGACCGTATCGCGAGATTCTCACTTCCCCGCATTTAATTTCCTCCAGTTGACAATTGCCTTCTCTAGCTACAGCCTCAGCTATCTCTTTCGAAGTGATCGAATCGTCTAGCCAGCTCACTCTTAGCTCCGCCTTCTTCGTCGGCTGAAACACTCTGACCTGTTTGTCGAAGAGTGTCGGTTTCAGGACCGCAGCGAGGATGGCGGCCTTCCCCTCCTTCTCCGCTGATTTCCAGGAGGAGCCCCTATTAGGGCTCTCTTCACCACTACCGAGTCAATTCCTACTTCTTTTAAGTCCACCCTGTCCTTGGCTGCCGCCATAACTTCGGCGTGCCCTTTCTCGGAGGGTTTTTCTAGCGTTAGTGCCACTGCCGCCCTCGGTGGGGTTTTAGCCACCATTGATGTTTTCTTCGGCTCCTGGGTTGGTCTAGCCGGTAGAACACTTTTCTTCTTTTCCCCTTGTTCTGTTCTTCTCGTAGTTGCCTGTTCCTTTCCGGTCTCATCTGTAACAGGGGGACCGCTTCTTTTGGCCTTTCGGCCCACGACACTGGCCCAGCCTCCTTCCACTTCAGTTTCAGTCTCCGTCTGTGTCTAGCCGCTGACGGTTGCCGCCTTCTTGTTTTTCTTCCTATTACTTGCCTCATCTTTCCTTTTGGAGTTGGTAGTTGCCCTGTTTGCCTCCGTAGCTGGCACCATCCCTCTTGTTGCTACCCTGTGGGGGGGGGCGGCCCTTCTTGTTGTTTATTTGCTGGGGTGACTTAGCTCGGCCGCCTCTAATTTCCTGTCAATTAGTGACTCCATTTTCTTGAGGAGTGTCTCCTCCAACGAGGAGTTGCAGCCTTCCACTCTTTGAGCTCTCTTGATCGGGGGCGCCGCGATTTCACTTTCACTGGCCCAGGAGTTCTTGCTCTTTTCTGTGGCCAGCTCTTTTTTGAGCTTGGCCACTTCACTCCTGAGCGCAGCGATCTCCTTTGCCTGTGAAATTACTCTTGGCGTCGCCAACTCCGAGGTGTTCGGAATGGCGGGCGGTCTCATGGCTGCCGCGCATTTCGTCCTTTTGTGCATTTCCTCAGTAATCAAATCCACCACCCTGGCAGCCATCTTCAGCCTCTtcacgaatgtccctttaagaTTACCCGAGCTGGACGCGACCAGCATCATATTACTCAGATTCTCATACCGAGAATTGggatatccattgccaatagtgtacagcggattgattccaggaatacctgctttggctctccgcatcactggatatgtgaagctattgactgagcccttTGTGTCTCGCTGAAGCCGGTAACTTCCTCTACcgatttcacactcgatcttcctattcctaatgaaattaacttctccgtcactaaaatgtttactaatgtgattccattagcacgtagctatacggtagatacggcgggttagcttgtcGGACGGTAATGCATTTGATAAATCGTTTTACTTTATAACAACTGACAACGTACACAAACGATTTGACGTTaaattttactattcaaaccgtgatggaaggtgtctattgccaaaacagttcagcggacttcctcccggaatacctgcttcattcgcggaatcgcagggtacgtgaaactattgacttaactgttcgtCGCTCACCGAaggtgtcaacgttctcgatcgttttgaccatcgaccttctaattcataaatgaatttatgttGACGTCCATAAACtgaatactaatatgtttccctaaacacggagATATACCGTCGAAACGACGGGGTAGCTGCTCAAactgtaaggaattcggtagaacgtttgactttataacaattagaaACTTCCTCACAATggtgtgacgcactattttaatattcactccgcgactTGAGCTATCTGTTAGTAATAggtttcagcggacttactccaggagtatctgGTTTTACTCTTAGAGTCACTGGCTAGGTGAACCCATTGACTtctccgttcgaatctcaaagaaggtgttaacgttctgaaacggtttgacgctctcttttaatattcaaaccgtgaatgcagGTGAGAAataccaatactgatcagcgcatttactcccagaatacctgatttgactctcagaatcgctagattggtgaagctattgacttagccgccgtctctcactgaaggtggcaactttctcgaggggtttgacccttgatctactagatcgtacatgaaatgaaggtgcccgtcactaatgagTATAAGAATTGGCTTCCGTGagcgcgaagttataatcttgATATCGCGTGTCAGCTGcaccgatggtaaggccttcgctataaagtttggctctatatcaatacgtaacgtcctTCAAAAGATTGCCctaggacattaatatttatacctcgaaatagggtgtacgatgccaattctgtacaacggacttactcccggaattcttgctttgacattctgattcacaggataggttaagctattgacgtagacgttcgactcgtaggaaaggtggcaacgttttcgaactgTTTGAGTTTTGAATatctacttcatgcatgaatttgtatgtgccgtcactagaatgtataataACTTGCATCCTtgagcacgacgttatactcttaaTACAGCGGGATTTGTTCTTGGGTGGTAATGACTACCGTGAAAAGTTTACACTATACGAATTGTTAATATTCCCCGTCGGATGAActctccactgtaatattcataccgtgatttatggtctCTATTGTTAATGCTGATCATCGGATTTACTACCAGAAAAACGTGTTTGTTTGTCGGAatgacagtataggtgaagctattggttttGCTGTTCGACAAACAATGAATCTG from the Lasioglossum baleicum unplaced genomic scaffold, iyLasBale1 scaffold2547, whole genome shotgun sequence genome contains:
- the LOC143221505 gene encoding uncharacterized protein LOC143221505, with the protein product MIARAIERQVLRVSPAKTQAIWFHCGTKRAAPASRAPEEEEEETDDNNIRIGGTAVQIRQNMKYLGLVLEGRWTFEDHFAELAPRLERTGTALCRLLPNIGGPEERVRRLYAGAIKSMALYGASIWAEELKKNKKNCARLASVCRRLAIRVTRAYRTLSHQAATVLARLPLLDLLAGAEAMAYELGQHRRGGTPPLRPGEYEEEKKRIRRAVMEEWRERLRTPGSYRHWPVGAILPVLDEWM